The Archocentrus centrarchus isolate MPI-CPG fArcCen1 chromosome 12, fArcCen1, whole genome shotgun sequence genome includes a window with the following:
- the sdad1 gene encoding protein SDA1 homolog isoform X2, translated as MSGRQNNKLPNNLPQLQNLIKRDPQSYVEEFLQQYRHYQSNVQIFKLQPDKPNKELADLVMFLAQVGHCYSQQLSTFPKELSELLLSYHTVLEPDLRMTFCKALILLRNKDLIDPSGLLELFFELLRCHDKLLRKTLYTHIVADIKNINAKHKNNKINTMLQNFMYTMLRDSNPIAAKISLDVMVELYKRNIWNDAKTVNVITTACFSKVTKILVAGLKFFLGTDDGEKNDSDSESENEGVSARDLMVRFSTGKKTTKNKKKLEKAMKVLKKHKKKKKAEVFNFSAIHLIHDPQDFSEKLLKQLEDSKERFEVKIMMMELISRLVGIHELFLFNFYPFMQRFLQPHQREVTKILLCAAQASHQLVPPEIIEPVIMTIANNFVTDRNSGEVMTVGLNAIREVAARCPLAINEDLLQDLSQYKTHKDKNVMMSARGLIQLFRSLNPQMLHKKDRGRPTAASAEAKIKDYGELEAKDYIPGAEVLEVEEENKEGEEDEDGWESASISDDDEDGEWVDVHHSSDEDTGEVVEKIQSMTAEERKAKAAAVSASRLLTQDDFKKISLVQMAKEVNAAPGKKRKNIDSDDEKEKELLTLRDIERLHKKPKTDKETRLATAMAGRTDRKEFIKKRTKLNPHASTSNKEKRRNKNFMMMRHSQNVRTKGKRSFREKQIALREALLKKRKQHK; from the exons ATGTCCGGGCGACAAAACAACAAACTCCCAAACAATCTGCCTCAACTTCAGAACCTCATAAAAAGAGATCCGCAGTCGTACGTAGAGGAG TTTCTGCAGCAGTATCGACACTATCAGTCCAATGTGCAGATCTTCAAGCTTCAGCCTGACAAACCGAACAAGGAGCTGGCGGACCTCGTCATGTTTCTTGCTCAG GTTGGCCACTGCTACTCCCAGCAGCTCTCCACGTTTCCTAAAGAGCTGTCTGAGTTATTATTGAGTTACCACACAGTCCTGGAGCCAGACCTGCGAATG ACCTTCTGCAAAGCGTTGATCCTTCTGAGGAATAAAGATTTGATCGATCCCTCAGGCCTCCTGGAGCTCTTCTTTGAGCTGCTACGATGTCATGACAAGCTGCTCAGGAAG ACGCTGTACACACACATTGTAGCAGATATCAAAAACATCAATgcgaaacacaaaaacaacaagatcAACACA ATGTTACAGAACTTCATGTACACCATGCTGAGAGACAGTAATCCAATAGCAGCAAAGATCTCATTAGATGTGATGGTGGAGCTGTACAAAAGGAACATATG GAATGATGCCAAAACAGTTAATGTTATCACAACAGCGTGCTTCTCCAAAGTGACAAAG ATCCTCGTGGCAGGCCTTAAATTCTTTCTGGGAACAGATGATGGCGAGAAAAATGACAGCGATTCAGAATCAGAG AATGAGGGAGTGTCGGCGAGAGATTTGATGGTGAGATTCTCCACAGGCAAGAAAACCACCAAGAACAAGAAGAAGCTGGAAAAGGCTATGAAAGTCCTCAAG aaacacaaaaagaagaagaaagcagaagtTTTTAATTTCTCTGCAATTCACCTAATTCACGATCCTCAAG ATTTCTCCGAGAAGCTTTTAAAGCAGCTGGAAGACTCAAAAGAACGCTTTGAGGTGAAGATCATGATGATGGAGCTCATATCCCGACTGGTTGGAATTCACGAG CTCTTCCTCTTTAATTTCTATCCCTTCATGCAGAGATTCCTTCAGCCCCATCAGAGAG AGGTGACAAAGATTCTCCTGTGTGCTGCTCAGGCCTCCCACCAGCTTGTTCCCCCTGAG ATCATTGAACCTGTGATCATGACCATTGCCAACAACTTTGTGACAGATAGAAACTCTGGGGAGGTCATGACTGTGGG TCTCAATGCCATCAGGGAGGTGGCAGCACGCTGTCCACTCGCCATCAATGAAGACCTTCTGCAGGATCTGTCCCAATACAAGACCCACAAAGACAAAA ATGTTATGATGTCTGCCAGAGGGCTGATCCAGCTGTTCAGGAGTCTTAATCCACAGATGCTGCACAAAAAGGACAGG GGGAGACCGACTGCGGCATCAGCAGAGGCCAAAATCAAAGACTACGGGGAGCTCGAGGCTAAAGACTACATCCCTGGAGCTGAAGTcctggaggtggaggaggagaacaaagagggagaggaggacgAAG ACGGCTGGGAGAGTGCCAGtatcagtgatgatgatgaagacgGGGAGTGGGTGGATGTTCATCACTCATCTGATGAAGATACAGGAGAAGTG gtgGAGAAGATTCAAAGTATGacagctgaagaaagaaaagccAAGGCAGCGGCGGTCAGCGCCAGCAGGCTCCTGACCCAAGATGACTTCAAGAAGATCAGTCTGGTCCAGATGGCCAAAGAGGTCAATGCTGCACcagggaagaagaggaagaatatTGACAGTGATGATGAGAAAGAAAA ggAGCTGCTGACATTGAGAGATATTGAGAGACTCCAtaagaaaccaaaaacagacaAGGAAACACGACTGGCAACAGCAATG GCGGGACGGACAGACCGGAAGGAGTTTATCAAGAAGCGGACCAAGCTAAACCCACACGCCAGCACCAGCAACAAGGAGAAGAGGAGAAATAAGAACTTCATGATGATGAGGCACAGTCAGAACGTCAGAACTAAAGGCAAACGCTCCTTCAGAGAGAAACAG ATTGCTCTACGAGAGGCCCTCCTAAAGAAGAGGAAGCAGCACAAGTAG
- the sdad1 gene encoding protein SDA1 homolog isoform X1, with amino-acid sequence MSGRQNNKLPNNLPQLQNLIKRDPQSYVEEFLQQYRHYQSNVQIFKLQPDKPNKELADLVMFLAQVGHCYSQQLSTFPKELSELLLSYHTVLEPDLRMTFCKALILLRNKDLIDPSGLLELFFELLRCHDKLLRKTLYTHIVADIKNINAKHKNNKINTMLQNFMYTMLRDSNPIAAKISLDVMVELYKRNIWNDAKTVNVITTACFSKVTKILVAGLKFFLGTDDGEKNDSDSESENEGVSARDLMVRFSTGKKTTKNKKKLEKAMKVLKKHKKKKKAEVFNFSAIHLIHDPQDFSEKLLKQLEDSKERFEVKIMMMELISRLVGIHELFLFNFYPFMQRFLQPHQREVTKILLCAAQASHQLVPPEIIEPVIMTIANNFVTDRNSGEVMTVGLNAIREVAARCPLAINEDLLQDLSQYKTHKDKNVMMSARGLIQLFRSLNPQMLHKKDRGRPTAASAEAKIKDYGELEAKDYIPGAEVLEVEEENKEGEEDEDGWESASISDDDEDGEWVDVHHSSDEDTGEVVEKIQSMTAEERKAKAAAVSASRLLTQDDFKKISLVQMAKEVNAAPGKKRKNIDSDDEKEKRELLTLRDIERLHKKPKTDKETRLATAMAGRTDRKEFIKKRTKLNPHASTSNKEKRRNKNFMMMRHSQNVRTKGKRSFREKQIALREALLKKRKQHK; translated from the exons ATGTCCGGGCGACAAAACAACAAACTCCCAAACAATCTGCCTCAACTTCAGAACCTCATAAAAAGAGATCCGCAGTCGTACGTAGAGGAG TTTCTGCAGCAGTATCGACACTATCAGTCCAATGTGCAGATCTTCAAGCTTCAGCCTGACAAACCGAACAAGGAGCTGGCGGACCTCGTCATGTTTCTTGCTCAG GTTGGCCACTGCTACTCCCAGCAGCTCTCCACGTTTCCTAAAGAGCTGTCTGAGTTATTATTGAGTTACCACACAGTCCTGGAGCCAGACCTGCGAATG ACCTTCTGCAAAGCGTTGATCCTTCTGAGGAATAAAGATTTGATCGATCCCTCAGGCCTCCTGGAGCTCTTCTTTGAGCTGCTACGATGTCATGACAAGCTGCTCAGGAAG ACGCTGTACACACACATTGTAGCAGATATCAAAAACATCAATgcgaaacacaaaaacaacaagatcAACACA ATGTTACAGAACTTCATGTACACCATGCTGAGAGACAGTAATCCAATAGCAGCAAAGATCTCATTAGATGTGATGGTGGAGCTGTACAAAAGGAACATATG GAATGATGCCAAAACAGTTAATGTTATCACAACAGCGTGCTTCTCCAAAGTGACAAAG ATCCTCGTGGCAGGCCTTAAATTCTTTCTGGGAACAGATGATGGCGAGAAAAATGACAGCGATTCAGAATCAGAG AATGAGGGAGTGTCGGCGAGAGATTTGATGGTGAGATTCTCCACAGGCAAGAAAACCACCAAGAACAAGAAGAAGCTGGAAAAGGCTATGAAAGTCCTCAAG aaacacaaaaagaagaagaaagcagaagtTTTTAATTTCTCTGCAATTCACCTAATTCACGATCCTCAAG ATTTCTCCGAGAAGCTTTTAAAGCAGCTGGAAGACTCAAAAGAACGCTTTGAGGTGAAGATCATGATGATGGAGCTCATATCCCGACTGGTTGGAATTCACGAG CTCTTCCTCTTTAATTTCTATCCCTTCATGCAGAGATTCCTTCAGCCCCATCAGAGAG AGGTGACAAAGATTCTCCTGTGTGCTGCTCAGGCCTCCCACCAGCTTGTTCCCCCTGAG ATCATTGAACCTGTGATCATGACCATTGCCAACAACTTTGTGACAGATAGAAACTCTGGGGAGGTCATGACTGTGGG TCTCAATGCCATCAGGGAGGTGGCAGCACGCTGTCCACTCGCCATCAATGAAGACCTTCTGCAGGATCTGTCCCAATACAAGACCCACAAAGACAAAA ATGTTATGATGTCTGCCAGAGGGCTGATCCAGCTGTTCAGGAGTCTTAATCCACAGATGCTGCACAAAAAGGACAGG GGGAGACCGACTGCGGCATCAGCAGAGGCCAAAATCAAAGACTACGGGGAGCTCGAGGCTAAAGACTACATCCCTGGAGCTGAAGTcctggaggtggaggaggagaacaaagagggagaggaggacgAAG ACGGCTGGGAGAGTGCCAGtatcagtgatgatgatgaagacgGGGAGTGGGTGGATGTTCATCACTCATCTGATGAAGATACAGGAGAAGTG gtgGAGAAGATTCAAAGTATGacagctgaagaaagaaaagccAAGGCAGCGGCGGTCAGCGCCAGCAGGCTCCTGACCCAAGATGACTTCAAGAAGATCAGTCTGGTCCAGATGGCCAAAGAGGTCAATGCTGCACcagggaagaagaggaagaatatTGACAGTGATGATGAGAAAGAAAA aagggAGCTGCTGACATTGAGAGATATTGAGAGACTCCAtaagaaaccaaaaacagacaAGGAAACACGACTGGCAACAGCAATG GCGGGACGGACAGACCGGAAGGAGTTTATCAAGAAGCGGACCAAGCTAAACCCACACGCCAGCACCAGCAACAAGGAGAAGAGGAGAAATAAGAACTTCATGATGATGAGGCACAGTCAGAACGTCAGAACTAAAGGCAAACGCTCCTTCAGAGAGAAACAG ATTGCTCTACGAGAGGCCCTCCTAAAGAAGAGGAAGCAGCACAAGTAG